The proteins below are encoded in one region of Peptococcus niger:
- a CDS encoding deoxyguanosinetriphosphate triphosphohydrolase, giving the protein MNIRENILFQEKENLSPLAACAADSLGRERPEAEDPIRTAYMRDRDRVIHSKAFRRLKHKTQVFISPGSDHYRTRLTHTLEVNQIAKTIGRALNLNLDLIEAIALAHDVGHTPFAHCGEEVLNRRIKTGFKHNENSLRVLKRIEAHGDRRGLNLTQEVLDGVLHHSGFSAAGEAMTLEGQIIRFADKIAYVQHDIDDTVRAGLLSEADLPDAYTNVLGHSLSERLTTLVEDLVQEGLHLDFRPDGGLPKLSFSEPVHRALTGLRAFLFKAVYTGDVCQKERERASFVVDFLFSYYMKHPEKMPTFYQQLAALDGREQGVADYISGMTDNFCIALFKDLTLPRSFIGL; this is encoded by the coding sequence TTGTGCAGCAGACAGCCTAGGGCGTGAACGGCCGGAGGCGGAAGATCCAATTCGCACGGCGTATATGCGGGACCGGGATCGGGTTATTCACTCCAAAGCCTTTCGACGGTTAAAGCATAAAACCCAAGTCTTTATTTCTCCGGGAAGCGATCATTACCGCACGCGGCTGACCCATACGCTGGAAGTGAATCAAATCGCTAAAACCATCGGTCGGGCTTTAAATTTGAACCTGGACCTCATTGAAGCCATTGCGCTGGCCCATGATGTTGGTCATACGCCGTTTGCCCATTGCGGGGAGGAAGTTTTAAACCGCCGCATAAAAACAGGCTTTAAGCACAATGAAAACAGCCTGCGCGTTTTAAAACGCATAGAGGCACACGGTGACCGCCGGGGTCTAAACCTTACTCAGGAAGTTTTAGACGGGGTGCTGCACCACAGTGGCTTTTCAGCTGCCGGAGAGGCGATGACTCTGGAAGGGCAAATTATCCGTTTTGCGGATAAAATTGCCTATGTGCAACACGATATTGACGATACCGTCCGGGCAGGCTTGTTAAGCGAGGCCGACCTGCCTGACGCCTATACCAATGTATTGGGGCACAGCCTGTCGGAACGGCTGACTACCCTAGTGGAAGACCTGGTCCAAGAGGGCTTACACTTGGATTTTAGGCCGGATGGCGGATTGCCAAAGCTTTCATTCAGTGAGCCTGTTCATCGGGCGCTTACCGGGCTGCGGGCTTTTTTGTTCAAGGCGGTCTATACCGGTGACGTTTGCCAAAAAGAAAGGGAGAGGGCCAGCTTTGTGGTGGATTTTCTCTTCTCCTATTATATGAAGCATCCGGAAAAGATGCCCACCTTTTACCAGCAGCTGGCGGCCTTGGATGGCCGGGAGCAAGGGGTGGCCGATTATATTTCCGGTATGACGGATAATTTTTGCATTGCGCTTTTCAAGGATCTGACCTTGCCGCGTTCTTTTATCGGCCTCTAG